A window of Saimiri boliviensis isolate mSaiBol1 chromosome 1, mSaiBol1.pri, whole genome shotgun sequence genomic DNA:
AAAGCACCATTTACATCCCAACATTAGTACCCTACAGAGTCTGTATCAAgctaaacattaaaacaaagaaaaactgtaCTTAACTTTAACAACAAAGTACTTACCCTTTTCTGgtgttttaaatgtgtaattaatTGAAGATTCTTCCGTTGGAAAGGAAGCAAAGAGATTTTTGACTTTGCTATCTGAAGACTGTTTGATATCAGAGTTCTTTGACAATTCACATTTGTTAGgttgtccttttctttcagatccaCTCTGGGATACTGAACTATTTTCGCTACTGTTACTTTTCAAAGGTGCATTAAAACTAAATCCAAACAAAGACCCAGTGGCTGAACTGTTGCCAAATGcaaatggttttgatttttcaCTACTAAAAATGCTTTTAACAGACTCTGAACCAAATACAAACTTTGGAGGAGAAACcactgcttttgttgttgtttcagatGTGCCAGACACTTCGACTTCTGAAGTCCCATCTGCTATATCATCACCCTGAATTATATCTGTCCTCTCTCTTGTGGTTTCTTCTAATACAGCTACAGCAATTTTGCCACATGGTGACTCTCTGGGAGTGCTTGACCGAGAAACATAAGGTGTTATTAAAGAATCTTTTTCTTGGGCTGTTTTTGCTTCatcaaaaattttcttaaatgagTCTGCAACATCCTGTAGTTTAAAACGAACAGCTAAATGCTCcacttttctttctccatctgcaaaatcACATGCAGTCCACACCCATACTCTTTCTGTCCCTTTCATATTTTGCAAGGTCATGTCTGGAGTTATTCTGTGATTGGCACAAAGTTTTAATACCTGGTCCCTTCTCATCACTATACGAACTTGTTTATTATCATAATTTTGTAAAATCTTTATATCGCCAATGCCCCTTTCTTTCCATTGACCAACATCTTTATCGTATCTGTAGAGTTTTGCCCTGTGACTAAAAACAACTTGTTCATTTTCCTCACCACTGGATACTTCAACTAGATCAGGTAAAGGAACAACAGGTTCAAAGTACTGtccatctctctcttcttcttgagTAACATCAGATTCTTCATCAGTGCCAACTGAAGTCCCACTCTGATTCAACTTGGCAGGAGACTTAGATGGACTCAAAGCAGATTTAAAACTGAAGTTAAATCCTGTTGTTGATTCACCAAAGCGGAAGAGATTTTTTCTCACGGGGCTACTGGCCAATGGGGAAGCGTGTACTGAGCTACTACTAACACTATCATCCAAAGCATCTTCCCTTAAATCATAGTTATCCCATTCTAATGTGGGCCCAGTGCTTTCAGGATTGGGTTTTATTGTTGTGTCTGAGGTACTGGTTGCACCTGTACCTAAACTCGTATTCTCTTCCTCAGTGACTTTTGTTTGATCATTTGTCAAAACTGTTTTGAAATCTTTCAGTCCACTCTTCATTTCTTCAGCTCTCTGTATTAGCTTGGCAGCTCTGCCAGTATCTACTAGTTTATGAGGAGTCTGAAGTGGTATGTCTAATAGAAGCCGCTGGCATTCCTCAAATTTCTGCTTAAATTCTTCAGCCAGCTCCGGTGTTTTAAATTTTGCTGCCAACTGCTCCAGTTTAGCATCACCATCAGAGAAATCACTGGCTAACCACATCCATGCTCTATCTGATCCAGAGAGAGGCTTCAGGTTCATCGTAGTTGTTATCCAATGATTAGCACACACTTTTAATACTTGCTCTCTTCGCATCAGCATTCTTAGTTTGCCATTGACttcatttttgagaatttttaaattcccCAAGCCCCTTTCTTTCCATTGACTTATCTCAGCATCAAATCTAAATAGTTTTACCCGCTGTGAAtatagaactttttcatcttcttctCCTGTTACAAGTTCTACTTTTTCGGGCATTTGAACTACTGGTTCAAAATGGATGTCATCACTATCTTCAGTCTTATAGGCATCATCATCTTTCTCAAAGTCACCTGAAGTGTTTGCTTTATCAGACATTTTACCACACTGTGATGAGAATAATTTTTCTCCAGCACCTGAAAATCCTTTGAAATTGGGGTCTTTTTTGCCAAACTGAAATCCTTCTCCTGAAGTTGATTTTGCAAGATCTGCAAATGTAAAAGTGCTACTTGTTTGGCCAAAAATCACACTACTACCATTCTTCTGGCTACTAATATCCTGAGCCTGGCAGCCACTATCATTTTCAAGAggcttttcacttttgttttcttgatttcctgATTCCGAAATGCCAAATTTAAATCCATCAGCAGACACAGGGACGGAAAATCCTTCTTTGGTTGACTTAAATTCTGTATTAGAAGAACCCTGAAACATAAATGAAGGTGAATTTTCTTGATCCACATGCCCAAATTTGAATCCTTGCTCTATATTGCCaaatttaaaacctttttctgagaaattacttttaaatccTATTCCCACCTGACTTCCAGAAGAGTCATGCAACTTCATTTCTGAGCCCAATGTGAAAGCAGAAGGAGCTTCTGCAATAGGTTTATGAGTTGATTTAGAAGCATCACAAGCCACACATTTTAAGGAAGAATTCTCATTTTGTGCATGGCAAACGCTACAATCCCACTGTCCTTCTTTCTTGATGAACATTCCTTCAAATCCACTCTTTGGAGCCTTGCCTGTCTCCAAAGAGGCAGGTGTTGAAATTGCAGaagttgtttgattttgtttacttGGATTCTGACAAGCAATACATTTGGTAGCACTGGCTTCATTTCTTACTAAGCACACACTGCAATCCCACTGTCCTTCCTTCTTAATGAACATTCTTTCAAATCCACTCTTTGGAGTCTTGCTTGTCTCCAAAGAGGCAGGTGTTGGAGTTGCAGAAGTAGGTTGGTTTTGTTTACTTGGATTCTCACAAGCAATACATTTGGTAGCACTGGCTTCATTTCTTACAGAGCATACACTGCAATCCCACTGTCCTTCCTTCTTAATGAACATTCTCTCAAATCCGCTCTTTGGAGACTTGCTTGTCTCCGAAGAGGCAGGTGTTGGAGTTGCAGACGTAGGTTGGTTTTGTTTACTTGGATTCTCACAAGCAATACATTTGGTAGCACTGGCTTCATTTCTTACTAAGCACACACTGCAATCCCACTGTCCTTCCTTCATAGTGAACATTCCCTCAAATCCGCTCTTTGGAGCCTTGCTTGTCTCTGAAGAGGcaggtgttggaattacagaagtAGGCTGGTTTTGTTTACTTGGATTTTCACAAGCAATACATTTGGTAGCACTGGCTTCATTTCTTACTGAACATACACTGCAATCCCACTGTCCATCCTTCATAGTGAACATGTCCTCAAATCCGCTCGTTGAAGCCTTTCTTGTCTCCAAAGAAGCAGGTGTTGGAGTTGCAGAAGTAGTTTGATTTTGTTTACTTGGATTCTGACAAGCAATACATTCAGTAGCACTGGCTTCATTTCTTACTGAGCACACATGGCAATCCCACTGTCCTTCCTTCTTAGTGAACATTCCCTCAAATCCGCTCTTTGGAGCCTTGCTTGCCTCTGAAATACCAAACTTAAAAGAGGCAGGAGCTGGAATAGAAGTAGATGGACTTGGTTTACCTGGATTCTGACAAGCAACACATCTTGTAGCATTTGCATCATTTCGCACTAAGCATGAACTGCAATCCCACTGTCCTTCCTTCTTAGCAAACATGTCCTCAAACCCAGTCTTTGGAGTTTTACTTGTCTCTGAAGTACCAAATTTAAAAGAGGCAGATGTTGAAATAGAAGTAGCAGGTAGATTCTGTTTTCTTGGATTCTGACAAGCAGCACATTTTGTAGAGCTCCCCTCATTTAGTACCAAACATACACTGCAATTCCATTGTCCTTCCTTCGTAGAAAAAACAGATCTGAAATCACTGTTAACAGGCTTAGGAAGCTCTCCCTGGCCAAATTTAAAGGAAGCTTGATGAACAAAAGAAGATTCACTGTTGTTAGCAGATTCTGTATTCTGACATGCAATGCACCTAGATACACTGGGTTCATTTCTTACTAAACAAATACTACAATCCCAGtgactttctttctttggagTCATCAATGAAAATCGATCTTGAACATTCTCTGGGCCGGTTTTAGGAGTAAAAACAGTTTCACCTAATGGTGGGCCAAGGAGGTCTTTATTGCTTGGGTTTAGATTTTGGCATGATACACATTTCTTCGCAGTTGCAGGATTCTTTAATGAGCAGCTGTTACAATGCCACCAAGACCCTTCTTTCTTTGCAACTTGAAATTCAAAATTCATGTTTCCAGCATCAGATTTGCAAATATCCTTATTATCGTGATTTGTGGGTTCTTTTACAATTCTGATAGCCTGATTTGGTGCTGTGGCTACATTTGTTCCTGAGGCTTTCAAAATGCTTTGGGCTTCTTCAAACTTGCACTTAAAAAGTGCTGCTTCCTCAGGAGTTTTGAACCTAATAGCAAGTTGTTCTGGTTTTGGCAACTCATCTGCATAATCAAGGGCATGCCATACAAAATATTTGTCTGATGCAGCATTTGGTGTCAATTTCATATCTGGACTGATGTAATGGTTTGCACAGATTTTCAATACTTGCTCTCGTCTCATCAGAAGGCGAATTTTACCAGATGTTTTATGCCTCAGTATTTTCACATTGCCAATCCCACGTTCCTTCCATTCTTTTGATTCTCCATCAAAACGGAACAATTTTGCACGGTTGCAAAAGaattcttcttcatcttcctcacCAGTTTTTACTTCTATCTTATCAGGAAGAGGTACTACAGGCTCAAAGTGAGGaccgtcatcatcatcatccccatGGGCACTTCCTCCATCTGTCTCATGATTCTTGTTTGCTATCTCTGCAGTGGGTGTTCCAAGTAACGATTTCCCTGGACCATGGAAAGTAAACATATCATCACTTCGCCGAAAAACAGAACTCTTTTGCTGATTTGGCCCCATGTTTTCTGTAAATGAAATTCCAGACTTATTTTTGCTTCCAAAATTGAATGTATTTCGAGGTCCAGTGGTTTGACCACCAGGAATTGGTTTGGGTCCACTATAGCTGTCTCCTTGCAAAGGTTTATCTGAAGTCAGGAGACCCAAAAGGTTTTCACTGTTACTATAAGCTGCAGGAGGAGGCTGTGTCACAACCTGTGGTGAGGAAAACGTGAAGTCACCATCATTTGATTTGAAATTTGAGTTAAATTTAAAAGGAGTTGGCTGTGTTGTATGTGCCGGTGTTGTCAAAGATGACCTTATTCCTTCACCCGGCATGGGCTGAACAAAATTAGTTTTCCCAAATTCTATAACCTTAGATTCTGCAGATCTTGAAGCATGGGTTGCAATTGGAGGTTTTGTGAAATATCCTGGTTCTGGCAAAGGTGGATTTGTGCTTGTCTGTTGAACATTGTAATTAAAGTAATCATCACTCCTGGGCGATAGAATTCCTGCTGCAGAAGACTCAAAACAACGCAATGGAGGAGGACCATACATCTCCTGAGAGAACATACACGCAGATGAGCTTTGCACTGGTGGTGTGTGCATCTGCTGCGAATAGGCATAAATATGCTGTTGGGGTGGAAGCCTATTCATGCCATAGACTGGACCCTAAAAGACAGaaagttaaaacattttgtagATGGTCTATAAAACTACAGATAACCAAATATGAACCAATTTTCACAAACTTCAAACATGAATATTAAGTGAAGAAGATATCATTAGGGTATGTAGTATATCATTAACCCATTTATGGCAGAGGTCGcaaaattttttgtttgaaaaatcaGACCctggcaatgaccttgagcagtaggatatagaTAACCCCCAcaagcttagcattccaataacGGAACACTAGGCATACATGGGTTAAGAGAAAGCCACATTACTACAAAGATACTTGCATTATATACTTGGCGTATATCAAAAATTACATTATCTTAAAATCTACAACtaaagtcataaaataaatactttcttcATTCCTAAACAATCAAATGATGTTAACgatgatgattatgatgatgatgatgatgatgatgatgatgaacatttattgagcatttattaatgTGCCAgctgggcactgttctaagcactttacatatattatctcattttaatatCCTTAAAACCCTATGAAGTAAAGGTAttactattatcctcattttacatacGAGGCAACTGATGCAttgagaggttaagaaacttgcttgTGGTCAAAATAAGCAGAAGAGCAAGGTTCTAAATGCACCCCAACCCCGTCCTGAAAGCTGTCACATTCAACTACCACTGTAATACGGAGTCTTCAATCCATTGTTATATATATAGCTGTATAAGGCCTGAAAGTACTTACCACATAGTGGGACAGTAAGGATATTACAGTCCTATTTCTGTTAAAACAGAATGATGAAGGatccaccaccaccagcaccaccattcccatttttaaaatattctaaatattcacacttattttaacacaaaaataaGGTGACTAATAAGTATAATTTCTGTATCtggagataaatttaaaatacctaCATCTTAAGGGACATAAAAGTTTTAATACTGAACTACTCTCTCAAATTTCTTTGAAGGACGcctaaacaatttaaaaaggagatacttataaatgtataaattattccTTTGTTACCTTTGTGGGAGTAACATTAGCTGCTGGTCTGAGAAGATACTGGGAATTATATGCTGGTGACTGACTATAATATACAGAAGGGCCAGTAgttgcaactaaaaaaaaaaaagaaaataaagaaaacattgttaAAGTCTATACTACAGTTAAGACTATCTAGGCAagaactataaatacaaaaacaatagaaattaaagaaagatttaactacataaattttaaatttctgtacaTCCAAATACATCAATAAAGTAGATTATCAAATGACAAACTAGAAAAAATTGCTAAATATGTCATGAAGAATAAGAGAATAGCATCACTGTGATCAACAAAAACTGCCTTCACAAGCAttaaaaaagtaacaaagaaGAAAGTAGTTGGTGCCTTTTCTACAGTATGATGTGGAATCATGGACATTCAGTCACAGAAAGGATGCAAGGAACCAAGATGCCATCTGATAGTCAATGCATTTGAAGTGGGCCAAGAAAATCTGCAGAATGACTGGGTTGCATTTTGTAAACTAAAGCTATTACTAGGAATGTTCAGATCAAAAATCACCTGACAAATTCATGGAAAGAATCTCACAAATAACACAAAATGTGTTCCCtggcttaaaataaaaagcacatcaACATTAATGCTGATGTGCAAACTATCTGCTCCAtctgttttgtgtgttttgcCAGGAAACCAAACAACTAGAAGGCACCCATGTTAATGGCAAAACTACCAAACAACGTTTGCTTGAACTGTGTTATGGTAGTTTTAACAGAAAGCACCAAAAGACCTTTATGCCTGTACATGTAAGAAGAAACCGAAATTGTGCCAAGAGGTTCCAAACAATTGCCTCTGGAAAGCACTGAAAAAGACCTAAAAAAGGCTAGCCAGAGCCCAAGTTTGATTCTGGAGACATAACAGAGGTGAGGATAGCTATTTTGAAATTACTACGGGCAGGAAGCAGGCGTAGAACATAGAACGAGCTGACAGAAATAACCCAAGAATCTTAAAATCTTGCAAGATGTCTGTGagcataaaagcaaaagaaaaaatttttaaataaaattttaaattaaaaaaagaggaactTAAAGTCTAAACTTTAAGTAGAGCCTTTAATTGACTACTGAGTCTAAACtgtgggaggaaaaaaatctataaagagCTCTAATAAATCTACTAACAgtaatctaatttttaataataccATATAATAGATAATTTAGGAAAGAAATGTAATAGGCCTCAAGAGCCATGTTTTTGAAGTGAGCCTTGAAAACCTGCAAAATTATAAGGTTGCATATTATGAGAATGTTCAGGTCAAAAAAATCACCTAACAAATTCATGCAAAGGATATGAGAGAGAACACAAATGTGTtcactggcttaaaaaaaaatcacgtcAACATTCATGTTGATATACAAACTCTTCCCCATCTGTTTTGTGAGTTTTATCAAGAAACCAAACACCTAGAAGGCACCCATGTTGACGGCAAAACTACTAACAGCCATTTGCATGAGCTGTTGAGCATGACTagtatttaaaaaacttaaaaatgatacCACTTTTGTTCCTACAAATTGGTAAAGGATTAACTATTAAGTCAGCACCAGCAAAAGTGTGAAGATGGCAATATCAGATACCAGTGATAAGAGcataaactgaatttttttaatacCCTACAAAACTAGGACAGTGTCCTAGAATTTTTTAATGGCATAAACcagaaacaacataaataaaGGAACAGATTTTACAATACTTCCATGTGATGGGATACCATGAACTCATTAATA
This region includes:
- the LOC101042943 gene encoding E3 SUMO-protein ligase RanBP2 isoform X2, whose protein sequence is MRRSKADVERYIASVQGSAPSPRESMKGFYFAKLYYEAKEYDLAKKYICTYINVQERDPKAHRFLGLLYELEENTDKAVECYRRSVELNPTQKDLVLKIAELLCKNDVTDGRAKYWVERAAKLFPGSPAVYKLKEQLLDCEGEDGWNKLFDLIQSELYVRPDDIHVNIRLVELYRSNKRLKDAVAHCHEAERHVALRSSLEWNSCVVQTLKEYLESLQCLESDKSNWRATNTDLLLAYANLMLLTLSTRDVQESRELLESFDSALHSVKSSVNGNDELSATFLEVKGHFYMHAGSLLLKMGQHSDIQWRALSELAALCYLIAFQVPRPKLKLIKGEAGQNLLEMMACDRLSQSGHMLLNLSRGKQDFLKEVVESFANKSGQSALYDALFSSQSPKDTSFLGSDDIGNIDVQEPELEDLARYDVGAIRAHNGSLQHLTWLGLQWNSLPTLPAIRKWLKQLFHHLPQETSRLETNAPESICVLDLEVFLLGVVFTSHLQLKEKCNSHHSSYQPLCLPLPVCKQLCTERQKSWWDAVCTLIHRKAVPGNSAKLRLLVQHEINTLRAQEKHGLQPALLVHWAKWLQKTGSGLNSFYDQREYIGRSVHYWKKVLPLLKIIKKKSSIPEPIDPLFKHFHSVDIQASEIGEYEEDAHVTFAILDAVNGNIEDAMTAFESIKSVISYWNLALIFHRKAEDIENDALSPEEQEECKNYLRKTRDYLIKILDDSDSNLSVVKKLPVTLESVKEMLNSVMQELEDYSDGGPLYKNGSLRNADLEIKHSIPSPTKYSLSPSKSYKYSPKTPPQWAEDQNSLLKMICQQVEAIKKEMQELKLNSSNSASPHRWPTDNYGPDSVPDGYQGSQTFHGAPLTVATTGPSVYYSQSPAYNSQYLLRPAANVTPTKGPVYGMNRLPPQQHIYAYSQQMHTPPVQSSSACMFSQEMYGPPPLRCFESSAAGILSPRSDDYFNYNVQQTSTNPPLPEPGYFTKPPIATHASRSAESKVIEFGKTNFVQPMPGEGIRSSLTTPAHTTQPTPFKFNSNFKSNDGDFTFSSPQVVTQPPPAAYSNSENLLGLLTSDKPLQGDSYSGPKPIPGGQTTGPRNTFNFGSKNKSGISFTENMGPNQQKSSVFRRSDDMFTFHGPGKSLLGTPTAEIANKNHETDGGSAHGDDDDDGPHFEPVVPLPDKIEVKTGEEDEEEFFCNRAKLFRFDGESKEWKERGIGNVKILRHKTSGKIRLLMRREQVLKICANHYISPDMKLTPNAASDKYFVWHALDYADELPKPEQLAIRFKTPEEAALFKCKFEEAQSILKASGTNVATAPNQAIRIVKEPTNHDNKDICKSDAGNMNFEFQVAKKEGSWWHCNSCSLKNPATAKKCVSCQNLNPSNKDLLGPPLGETVFTPKTGPENVQDRFSLMTPKKESHWDCSICLVRNEPSVSRCIACQNTESANNSESSFVHQASFKFGQGELPKPVNSDFRSVFSTKEGQWNCSVCLVLNEGSSTKCAACQNPRKQNLPATSISTSASFKFGTSETSKTPKTGFEDMFAKKEGQWDCSSCLVRNDANATRCVACQNPGKPSPSTSIPAPASFKFGISEASKAPKSGFEGMFTKKEGQWDCHVCSVRNEASATECIACQNPSKQNQTTSATPTPASLETRKASTSGFEDMFTMKDGQWDCSVCSVRNEASATKCIACENPSKQNQPTSVIPTPASSETSKAPKSGFEGMFTMKEGQWDCSVCLVRNEASATKCIACENPSKQNQPTSATPTPASSETSKSPKSGFERMFIKKEGQWDCSVCSVRNEASATKCIACENPSKQNQPTSATPTPASLETSKTPKSGFERMFIKKEGQWDCSVCLVRNEASATKCIACQNPSKQNQTTSAISTPASLETGKAPKSGFEGMFIKKEGQWDCSVCHAQNENSSLKCVACDASKSTHKPIAEAPSAFTLGSEMKLHDSSGSQVGIGFKSNFSEKGFKFGNIEQGFKFGHVDQENSPSFMFQGSSNTEFKSTKEGFSVPVSADGFKFGISESGNQENKSEKPLENDSGCQAQDISSQKNGSSVIFGQTSSTFTFADLAKSTSGEGFQFGKKDPNFKGFSGAGEKLFSSQCGKMSDKANTSGDFEKDDDAYKTEDSDDIHFEPVVQMPEKVELVTGEEDEKVLYSQRVKLFRFDAEISQWKERGLGNLKILKNEVNGKLRMLMRREQVLKVCANHWITTTMNLKPLSGSDRAWMWLASDFSDGDAKLEQLAAKFKTPELAEEFKQKFEECQRLLLDIPLQTPHKLVDTGRAAKLIQRAEEMKSGLKDFKTVLTNDQTKVTEEENTSLGTGATSTSDTTIKPNPESTGPTLEWDNYDLREDALDDSVSSSSVHASPLASSPVRKNLFRFGESTTGFNFSFKSALSPSKSPAKLNQSGTSVGTDEESDVTQEEERDGQYFEPVVPLPDLVEVSSGEENEQVVFSHRAKLYRYDKDVGQWKERGIGDIKILQNYDNKQVRIVMRRDQVLKLCANHRITPDMTLQNMKGTERVWVWTACDFADGERKVEHLAVRFKLQDVADSFKKIFDEAKTAQEKDSLITPYVSRSSTPRESPCGKIAVAVLEETTRERTDIIQGDDIADGTSEVEVSGTSETTTKAVVSPPKFVFGSESVKSIFSSEKSKPFAFGNSSATGSLFGFSFNAPLKSNSSENSSVSQSGSERKGQPNKCELSKNSDIKQSSDSKVKNLFASFPTEESSINYTFKTPEKGFNFSLFKSNPTAFWTSTPPSQPESKVKEKKKPEDSPSDDDVLIVYELTPTAEQKALATKLKLPPTFFCYKNRPDYVSEEEEDDEDFETAVKKLNGKLYLDGSEKCRPLAENTADNEKECIIVWEKKPTVEEKTKADTLKLPSTFFCGVCSDTDEDNGNGEDFQSELQKVQDAQKSHTEEISSTTESVSIGGTDVVVPSVCKSEEPDSITTSISSPPTSSETVDKPVDLSTRKEIDTDSTSQGERKIVSFGFGSSTGLSFADLASSNSGDFAFGSKDKNFQWANTGAAVFGTQSVGTQSTGKVGEDEDGSDEEVVHNEDIHFEPIVSLPEVEVKSGEEDEEILFKERAKLYRWDRDVSQWKERGVGDIKILWHTMKNYYRILMRRDQVFKVCANHVITKTMELKPLNVSNNALVWTASDYADGEAKVEQLAVRFKTKEVADCFKKTFEECQQNLLKLQKGHVSLAAELSKETNPVVFFDVCADGEPLGRITMELFSNIVPRTAENFRALCTGEKGFGFKNSVFHRVIPDFVCQGGDITKHDGTGGQSIYGDKFEDENFDMKHTGPGLLSMANRGQNTNNSQFFITLKKAEHLDFKHVVFGFVKDGMATVKKIESFGSPKGSVCRRIAITECGQI
- the LOC101042943 gene encoding E3 SUMO-protein ligase RanBP2 isoform X4, whose protein sequence is MRRSKADVERYIASVQGSAPSPRESMKGFYFAKLYYEAKEYDLAKKYICTYINVQERDPKAHRFLGLLYELEENTDKAVECYRRSVELNPTQKDLVLKIAELLCKNDVTDGRAKYWVERAAKLFPGSPAVYKLKEQLLDCEGEDGWNKLFDLIQSELYVRPDDIHVNIRLVELYRSNKRLKDAVAHCHEAERHVALRSSLEWNSCVVQTLKEYLESLQCLESDKSNWRATNTDLLLAYANLMLLTLSTRDVQESRELLESFDSALHSVKSSVNGNDELSATFLEVKGHFYMHAGSLLLKMGQHSDIQWRALSELAALCYLIAFQVPRPKLKLIKGEAGQNLLEMMACDRLSQSGHMLLNLSRGKQDFLKEVVESFANKSGQSALYDALFSSQSPKDTSFLGSDDIGNIDVQEPELEDLARYDVGAIRAHNGSLQHLTWLGLQWNSLPTLPAIRKWLKQLFHHLPQETSRLETNAPESICVLDLEVFLLGVVFTSHLQLKEKCNSHHSSYQPLCLPLPVCKQLCTERQKSWWDAVCTLIHRKAVPGNSAKLRLLVQHEINTLRAQEKHGLQPALLVHWAKWLQKTGSGLNSFYDQREYIGRSVHYWKKVLPLLKIIKKKSSIPEPIDPLFKHFHSVDIQASEIGEYEEDAHVTFAILDAVNGNIEDAMTAFESIKSVISYWNLALIFHRKAEDIENDALSPEEQEECKNYLRKTRDYLIKILDDSDSNLSVVKKLPVTLESVKEMLNSVMQELEDYSDGGPLYKNGSLRNADLEIKHSIPSPTKYSLSPSKSYKYSPKTPPQWAEDQNSLLKMICQQVEAIKKEMQELKLNSSNSASPHRWPTDNYGPDSVPDGYQGSQTFHGAPLTVATTGPSVYYSQSPAYNSQYLLRPAANVTPTKGPVYGMNRLPPQQHIYAYSQQMHTPPVQSSSACMFSQEMYGPPPLRCFESSAAGILSPRSDDYFNYNVQQTSTNPPLPEPGYFTKPPIATHASRSAESKVIEFGKTNFVQPMPGEGIRSSLTTPAHTTQPTPFKFNSNFKSNDGDFTFSSPQVVTQPPPAAYSNSENLLGLLTSDKPLQGDSYSGPKPIPGGQTTGPRNTFNFGSKNKSGISFTENMGPNQQKSSVFRRSDDMFTFHGPGKSLLGTPTAEIANKNHETDGGSAHGDDDDDGPHFEPVVPLPDKIEVKTGEEDEEEFFCNRAKLFRFDGESKEWKERGIGNVKILRHKTSGKIRLLMRREQVLKICANHYISPDMKLTPNAASDKYFVWHALDYADELPKPEQLAIRFKTPEEAALFKCKFEEAQSILKASGTNVATAPNQAIRIVKEPTNHDNKDICKSDAGNMNFEFQVAKKEGSWWHCNSCSLKNPATAKKCVSCQNLNPSNKDLLGPPLGETVFTPKTGPENVQDRFSLMTPKKESHWDCSICLVRNEPSVSRCIACQNTESANNSESSFVHQASFKFGQGELPKPVNSDFRSVFSTKEGQWNCSVCLVLNEGSSTKCAACQNPRKQNLPATSISTSASFKFGTSETSKTPKTGFEDMFAKKEGQWDCSSCLVRNDANATRCVACQNPGKPSPSTSIPAPASFKFGISEASKAPKSGFEGMFTKKEGQWDCHVCSVRNEASATECIACQNPSKQNQTTSATPTPASLETRKASTSGFEDMFTMKDGQWDCSVCSVRNEASATKCIACENPSKQNQPTSVIPTPASSETSKAPKSGFEGMFTMKEGQWDCSVCLVRNEASATKCIACENPSKQNQPTSATPTPASSETSKSPKSGFERMFIKKEGQWDCSVCSVRNEASATKCIACENPSKQNQPTSATPTPASLETSKTPKSGFERMFIKKEGQWDCSVCLVRNEASATKCIACQNPSKQNQTTSAISTPASLETGKAPKSGFEGMFIKKEGQWDCSVCHAQNENSSLKCVACDASKSTHKPIAEAPSAFTLGSEMKLHDSSGSQVGIGFKSNFSEKGFKFGNIEQGFKFGHVDQENSPSFMFQGSSNTEFKSTKEGFSVPVSADGFKFGISESGNQENKSEKPLENDSGCQAQDISSQKNGSSVIFGQTSSTFTFADLAKSTSGEGFQFGKKDPNFKGFSGAGEKLFSSQCGKMSDKANTSGDFEKDDDAYKTEDSDDIHFEPVVQMPEKVELVTGEEDEKVLYSQRVKLFRFDAEISQWKERGLGNLKILKNEVNGKLRMLMRREQVLKVCANHWITTTMNLKPLSGSDRAWMWLASDFSDGDAKLEQLAAKFKTPELAEEFKQKFEECQRLLLDIPLQTPHKLVDTGRAAKLIQRAEEMKSGLKDFKTVLTNDQTKVTEEENTSLGTGATSTSDTTIKPNPESTGPTLEWDNYDLREDALDDSVSSSSVHASPLASSPVRKNLFRFGESTTGFNFSFKSALSPSKSPAKLNQSGTSVGTDEESDVTQEEERDGQYFEPVVPLPDLVEVSSGEENEQVVFSHRAKLYRYDKDVGQWKERGIGDIKILQNYDNKQVRIVMRRDQVLKLCANHRITPDMTLQNMKGTERVWVWTACDFADGERKVEHLAVRFKLQDVADSFKKIFDEAKTAQEKDSLITPYVSRSSTPRESPCGKIAVAVLEETTRERTDIIQGDDIADGTSEVEVSGTSETTTKAVVSPPKFVFGSESVKSIFSSEKSKPFAFGNSSATGSLFGFSFNAPLKSNSSENSSVSQSGSERKGQPNKCELSKNSDIKQSSDSKVKNLFASFPTEESSINYTFKTPEKVKEKKKPEDSPSDDDVLIVYELTPTAEQKALATKLKLPPTFFCYKNRPDYVSEEEEDDEDFETAVKKLNGKLYLDGSEKCRPLAENTADNEKECIIVWEKKPTVEEKTKADTLKLPSTFFCGVCSDTDEDNGNGEDFQSELQKVQDAQKSHTEEISSTTESVSIGGTDVVVPSVCKSEEPDSITTSISSPPTSSETVDKPVDLSTRKEIDTDSTSQGERKIVSFGFGSSTGLSFADLASSNSGDFAFGSKDKNFQWANTGAAVFGTQSVGTQSTGKVGEDEDGSDEEVVHNEDIHFEPIVSLPEVEVKSGEEDEEILFKERAKLYRWDRDVSQWKERGVGDIKILWHTMKNYYRILMRRDQVFKVCANHVITKTMELKPLNVSNNALVWTASDYADGEAKVEQLAVRFKTKEVADCFKKTFEECQQNLLKLQKGHVSLAAELSKETNPVVFFDVCADGEPLGRITMELFSNIVPRTAENFRALCTGEKGFGFKNSVFHRVIPDFVCQGGDITKHDGTGGQSIYGDKFEDENFDMKHTGPGLLSMANRGQNTNNSQFFITLKKAEHLDFKHVVFGFVKDGMATVKKIESFGSPKGSVCRRIAITECGQI